A stretch of Triticum aestivum cultivar Chinese Spring chromosome 1D, IWGSC CS RefSeq v2.1, whole genome shotgun sequence DNA encodes these proteins:
- the LOC123182191 gene encoding uncharacterized protein, giving the protein MEGDPMGVALPEDALAEILRRLPPRSLATSRCVCKAWRSIVDGRRLLLPELLPHSVRGIFLEYNEASYPGFLSHPSMEPDDILGKLNFHRLRPDPYQWTYTHIEGHCNGLLLYRDRLGLQVANPATQWRARLPPPPETEREGGFVEPHLAFDPTESLHYEILLVPQTPLAEERDQPEPSKEWPASTWVLCLFSSRTGQWEQRAFLREGEAAGMASDEVLHRTSDSCSTYWHGMLFVQCNGGFTVMRISLSNNKYRVIKIPTDIEESEYYKLHLGRSREGLCCATFRDRTNLRVWILDDSCGTMEWALKHHIDLDQSLSRVMWHCGEKEGPWSLQDAINVEHYGQQDLNDVNMDEDHSNNSFVKSEVEWDSDNDNIGDNESEVVENYLPYVCFLGFHPYKEVIFLNLLSLRRAVAYHLNTSIVQDLGNIWPNDYDAGHAGGIYKSFLYTPCLLADFPENKLEAHVAG; this is encoded by the exons ATGGAAGGCGATCCGATGGGCGTGGCGCTGCCCGAGGACGCCCTCGCGGAAatcctccgccgcctcccgccgcgcaGCCTCGCCACCTCGCGGTGCGTCTGCAAGGCGTGGCGCTCCATCGTCGATGGCCGCCGGCTGCTGCTCCCGGAGCTCCTGCCGCACTCGGTGCGTGGCATCTTCCTCGAGTATAACGAGGCCTCTTACCCGGGTTTCCTCTCTCACCCCTCCATGGAGCCGGATGATATCTTGGGCAAGCTCAACTTCCATCGTCTTCGCCCCGACCCCTACCAGTGGACCTATACTCACATCGAGGGTCACTGTAATGGGCTCCTGCTTTACCGAGACAGGCTAGGGCTCCAAGTGGCCAACCCCGCGACGCAGTGGCGGGCACGCTTGCCCCCGCCCCCGGAGACGGAGAGGGAGGGGGGGTTCGTCGAGCCGCACCTTGCGTTTGATCCCACCGAGTCACTGCACTACGAGATATTGCTCGTCCCTCAAACGCCTCTTGCAGAGGAGAGGGACCAGCCCGAGCCGTCCAAGGAATGGCCAGCATCCACATGGGTGTTGTGCTTGTTTTCATCACGCACCGGGCAGTGGGAACAGAGGGCGTTTCTCCGGGAAGGCGAGGCCGCAGGGATGGCTTCCGACGAGGTGTTGCACCGGACGTCAGATAGCTGCAGCACTTATTGGCACGGCATGTTATTTGTGCAGTGCAACGGTGGTTTCACTGTTATGAG AATATCCTTGTCAAATAATAAGTATCGGGTGATTAAAATACCAACAGATATTGAGGAATCAGAATATTATAAGCTTCATCTAGGACGGTCAAGGGAAGGGTTATGTTGTGCAACATTTCGTGATCGGACCAACCTTCGTGTTTGGATCCTTGACGATTCATGTGGTACGATGGAGTGGGCGTTGAAGCATCACATTGACCTTGACCAGAGTTTATCACGTGTAATGTGGCATTGTGGGGAAAAGGAGGGACCCTGGAGTTTACAGGATGCTATCAATGTTGAACACTATGGTCAACAGGATTTAAATGATGTTAACATGGATGAAGATCACAGCAACAATTCTTTTGTGAAGAGTGAAGTCGAATGGGATTCCGACAACGATAATATAGGTGACAATGAGTCTGAGGTCGTAGAGAACTACTTACCCTATGTTTGTTTTCTTGGATTTCATCCTTACAAAGAAGTCATCTTCTTGAATCTTCTTTCGCTAAGAAGAGCAGTGGCCTATCATCTGAATACCTCAATAGTGCAGGATTTGGGTAATATATGGCCCAATGACTACGATGCTGGGCACGCGGGAGGCATATATAagtcttttctgtacacaccttgtTTGTTAGCAGATTTCCCAGAAAACAAATTGGAAGCCCATGTTGCAGGCTAG